From Novosphingobium decolorationis, one genomic window encodes:
- a CDS encoding flagellar biosynthetic protein FliO: protein MLWYLLKLAILLPLIALLAWGALTLARKVQQRAGNNSGSRSIRIVETTMLSPTLKLAVIEFHGREILVSASRHGLTRLAEAPARATFEVIE, encoded by the coding sequence ATGCTCTGGTATCTTCTCAAGCTCGCGATCCTGCTGCCGCTGATCGCGCTCCTCGCCTGGGGTGCGCTGACGCTCGCCCGCAAGGTCCAGCAGCGCGCCGGCAACAACAGTGGCTCGCGCTCCATCCGCATCGTCGAGACGACCATGCTCTCGCCCACGCTCAAGCTGGCGGTGATCGAGTTCCATGGCCGCGAGATCCTCGTCTCGGCCTCGCGCCATGGTCTGACGCGGCTGGCCGAGGCGCCCGCGCGCGCCACCTTCGAGGTGATCGAATGA
- a CDS encoding sigma-54 interaction domain-containing protein has product MPGLTFSPEFGRLHGPLVQRASAVAGGLIDHTDIDLRDHADTAPARSSTRTVTLKRSSAASLSHDAQRVDIGYGDPLGETALAMLLAAMAAPGDPIAADPLSLSVLALAERIAASNIPVLINGPTGTGKEVLSRFIHARSARRKGPFVAVNCAAMPETMLEAMLFGHRKGAFTGATEASEGFMRAANGGTLLLDEIAELPLSLQAKLLRALQEQEVVPIGSTQAIPLDVRVIACANRDLPTEVAEGRFRADLFYRLNVFPLELPALKARPEDIAPLAYAMALRHAETPGRVPCFSEAALVMLKLHAWPGNVRELENVVRRALLLAFDSDVIAPQHIVFDSPARLLSPFEDERRSAEAAGDAVTPDSKGRLSNIVQQSEARAIVETLETCGGNRQQAARELGISERTLRYRLASLREAGIEIGRNCGARAAGGRR; this is encoded by the coding sequence ATGCCAGGTCTGACCTTCAGCCCGGAATTCGGCCGCCTTCACGGCCCGCTCGTCCAGCGCGCCAGCGCGGTCGCCGGAGGCCTGATCGACCACACCGACATCGATCTGCGCGATCACGCCGACACCGCGCCCGCGCGCTCCAGCACGCGCACGGTCACGCTCAAACGCAGCTCTGCGGCCAGCCTGTCCCATGACGCGCAGCGCGTGGACATCGGCTACGGCGATCCGCTGGGCGAAACCGCGCTGGCCATGCTGCTCGCCGCCATGGCCGCCCCGGGCGACCCGATTGCAGCAGATCCCCTCAGCCTCTCGGTCCTGGCGCTGGCCGAACGCATCGCGGCCAGCAACATTCCCGTGCTCATCAACGGCCCCACCGGCACCGGCAAGGAAGTGCTGAGCCGCTTCATCCATGCCCGCAGCGCGCGCCGCAAGGGGCCCTTCGTCGCCGTCAACTGCGCCGCGATGCCCGAGACCATGCTCGAGGCCATGCTGTTCGGCCACCGCAAGGGCGCCTTTACCGGCGCGACCGAGGCCAGCGAGGGCTTCATGCGCGCGGCCAACGGGGGCACGCTGCTGCTCGACGAAATCGCCGAACTGCCGCTTTCGCTCCAGGCCAAGCTGCTGCGCGCGCTGCAGGAACAGGAAGTCGTGCCGATCGGCTCGACCCAGGCGATCCCGCTCGACGTGCGCGTCATCGCCTGCGCCAACCGCGACCTTCCCACCGAAGTCGCCGAAGGCCGTTTCCGCGCCGACCTGTTCTACCGCCTGAATGTCTTCCCGCTCGAGCTGCCGGCACTCAAGGCGCGGCCCGAGGACATCGCCCCGCTCGCCTACGCGATGGCGCTGCGCCACGCCGAAACGCCGGGCCGGGTCCCCTGCTTCAGCGAAGCCGCGCTCGTCATGCTCAAGCTCCACGCCTGGCCGGGCAACGTGCGCGAACTGGAGAACGTGGTGCGCCGCGCGCTCCTCCTCGCCTTCGACAGCGATGTCATTGCCCCGCAGCACATCGTCTTCGACAGCCCGGCACGCCTGCTCTCCCCCTTCGAGGACGAACGGCGCAGCGCCGAGGCCGCAGGCGATGCCGTGACGCCCGACAGCAAGGGACGCCTTTCCAACATCGTCCAGCAGTCCGAGGCCCGCGCCATCGTCGAGACGCTCGAGACCTGTGGTGGCAACCGCCAGCAGGCCGCGCGCGAACTCGGCATTTCGGAGCGTACCTTGCGGTATCGTCTTGCCTCGCTCCGTGAAGCGGGCATCGAGATCGGCCGCAATTGTGGCGCCCGCGCCGCCGGAGGCCGTCGATGA
- the fliN gene encoding flagellar motor switch protein FliN, with product MTAPPRKHPRGFEFLRDVDVRVSVELGRSQMKLKDVLALGPESLVVLDRMTDELLDILVNGKPIARGEVISHNGRFGLRIVEMVGDEDEREDGDPVADPALPLPGAAGGKATQASGE from the coding sequence ATGACAGCGCCGCCACGCAAGCACCCGCGCGGCTTCGAATTCCTGCGCGATGTCGACGTGCGGGTCTCGGTCGAGCTCGGCCGGTCGCAAATGAAGCTCAAGGACGTCCTTGCGCTCGGCCCGGAAAGCCTGGTCGTGCTCGACCGGATGACCGACGAACTGCTCGACATCCTCGTCAACGGCAAGCCCATCGCGCGCGGCGAGGTCATCTCGCACAACGGGCGCTTCGGCCTGCGCATCGTCGAGATGGTCGGCGACGAGGACGAACGCGAGGACGGCGATCCGGTGGCCGATCCCGCCCTGCCGCTTCCCGGCGCGGCGGGTGGCAAGGCCACCCAGGCCAGCGGGGAGTAG
- the fliP gene encoding flagellar type III secretion system pore protein FliP (The bacterial flagellar biogenesis protein FliP forms a type III secretion system (T3SS)-type pore required for flagellar assembly.), translating into MLAVTLLPTLAHAQEAIPGALDRAFEQIGGTGEGPGGPGMSMSLQLLLIMGLLTILPSLVLMMTSFTRILVVLAILRQAIGLQQSPPNQVLIGLAMFLSLFVMAPTLDRVNETAIAPYAADQINAQEAIANAGTEFHAFMVRQTRERDLTMFAEMAKAPQFASSREVPFSILLPAFVTSELKTAFQIGFMLFLPFLVIDLVISSVLMSLGMMMMSPMVVSMPFKLLLFVLVDGWALMMGSLAASFA; encoded by the coding sequence ATGCTGGCCGTCACGCTCCTTCCCACGCTCGCCCACGCGCAGGAGGCCATTCCCGGCGCACTCGACCGCGCGTTCGAGCAGATCGGCGGCACCGGCGAGGGCCCCGGCGGGCCCGGCATGAGCATGTCGCTCCAGTTGCTCCTCATCATGGGGCTGCTGACGATCCTGCCCAGCCTCGTCCTGATGATGACGAGCTTCACGCGCATCCTCGTGGTTTTAGCGATCCTGCGCCAGGCCATCGGTCTCCAGCAATCCCCGCCCAACCAGGTGCTGATCGGGCTTGCCATGTTCCTCTCGCTCTTCGTCATGGCCCCGACGCTCGACCGCGTGAACGAAACCGCGATCGCCCCTTATGCGGCGGACCAGATCAACGCGCAGGAGGCCATCGCCAACGCGGGGACGGAGTTTCACGCCTTCATGGTGCGCCAGACGCGCGAGCGCGACCTCACCATGTTTGCCGAGATGGCCAAGGCCCCCCAATTCGCCTCCAGCCGCGAGGTCCCCTTCTCGATCCTCCTGCCCGCCTTTGTCACCAGCGAGCTCAAGACCGCCTTCCAGATCGGCTTCATGCTGTTCCTGCCCTTCCTCGTCATCGACCTCGTGATCTCCTCGGTGCTGATGTCGCTGGGCATGATGATGATGAGCCCGATGGTGGTCTCGATGCCCTTCAAGCTCCTCCTCTTCGTCCTCGTCGACGGGTGGGCGCTGATGATGGGCTCGCTCGCGGCCAGCTTCGCCTGA
- the fliE gene encoding flagellar hook-basal body complex protein FliE: protein MSTVSPVSAREGGIQQIMDMRAQIIERNQTLRAIHSPEGPSVAGTGLLPAPTGNGAPAPGFADTLRSALEGVNSVQSRAETLSSAYQTGEVTDVAQVMLARQEAGIAFEATMQVRNKLLSAYQDIMRMGV from the coding sequence ATGAGCACGGTCTCCCCTGTCAGTGCCCGCGAAGGCGGCATCCAGCAGATCATGGACATGCGCGCGCAGATCATCGAGCGCAACCAGACCCTGCGCGCGATCCATTCGCCCGAAGGCCCCTCGGTAGCAGGCACGGGCCTCCTTCCCGCGCCCACCGGCAACGGTGCGCCCGCGCCCGGCTTTGCCGACACGCTGCGCTCCGCGCTTGAGGGCGTCAATTCGGTGCAGTCGCGCGCCGAAACGCTCTCCAGCGCGTACCAGACCGGCGAGGTTACCGACGTCGCACAAGTCATGCTCGCGCGCCAGGAAGCGGGGATCGCCTTCGAGGCGACCATGCAGGTGCGCAACAAGCTCCTGAGCGCGTATCAGGACATCATGCGGATGGGGGTCTGA
- the fliG gene encoding flagellar motor switch protein FliG has translation MSEAAPFEAADNAAVMMMLLDEEQTSRILAELEPDELRLLGEKMCALGDIGPDVIAEALTGFLEKTEALGLPSHDRVGQVRMMMHRALGEVKTDNLMQRIMPPDAPKGSMVELARWLNPSALIPLIKDEHPQAIAVLLVQLDPLVAAEVLHGLPPEQHSEIIHRVATIGPVSPQAIAMLEELLSQRITQCHGSRPLQMGGMKEAAEIINGVGKVVEKRVMSEIAKKDKALAKKLEEEMFKFEHLFVLDPQQMGVLLRDVGNDTLIDSLKGISEEEREFFFRAMSSRVADGVKDEIAARGRTKLADVVAAQKEVVAIARKLVADGSLILGSGDGEYV, from the coding sequence ATGAGCGAGGCAGCCCCCTTCGAGGCGGCCGACAACGCCGCCGTGATGATGATGTTGCTGGACGAGGAACAGACCAGCCGCATTCTCGCCGAACTGGAGCCCGACGAGTTGCGGCTCCTGGGCGAAAAGATGTGTGCGCTGGGCGACATCGGCCCGGACGTCATCGCCGAGGCCCTGACCGGGTTCCTGGAAAAGACCGAGGCGCTCGGCTTGCCCTCGCACGACCGCGTGGGCCAGGTCCGCATGATGATGCACCGCGCGCTGGGCGAGGTGAAGACCGACAATCTGATGCAGCGCATCATGCCGCCCGATGCGCCCAAGGGCTCGATGGTGGAGCTGGCGCGCTGGCTCAATCCCTCCGCGCTGATCCCGCTCATCAAGGACGAGCATCCCCAGGCCATCGCCGTGCTGCTGGTCCAGCTCGATCCGCTGGTCGCCGCCGAGGTCCTCCATGGTCTCCCGCCCGAGCAGCACTCGGAAATCATCCACCGCGTGGCGACGATCGGCCCGGTCTCGCCCCAGGCCATCGCCATGCTGGAGGAACTGCTCAGCCAACGCATCACCCAGTGCCACGGCAGCCGCCCCCTGCAGATGGGCGGCATGAAGGAGGCTGCGGAGATCATCAACGGCGTGGGCAAGGTCGTCGAGAAGCGCGTGATGAGCGAGATCGCCAAGAAGGACAAGGCGCTGGCCAAGAAGCTGGAGGAAGAGATGTTCAAGTTCGAGCACCTCTTCGTGCTCGATCCCCAGCAGATGGGCGTGCTCCTGCGCGATGTCGGCAACGACACGCTGATCGATTCGCTCAAGGGCATTTCGGAGGAGGAGCGCGAGTTCTTCTTCCGCGCCATGTCCAGCCGCGTCGCCGACGGCGTCAAGGACGAGATTGCCGCGCGCGGGCGCACCAAGCTGGCCGACGTCGTCGCCGCGCAAAAGGAAGTCGTCGCCATTGCCCGCAAGCTGGTGGCCGACGGCTCGCTGATCCTGGGTTCGGGAGACGGTGAATATGTCTGA
- a CDS encoding flagellar motor switch protein FliM, protein MNATSDTAPVKAKHATELLGKAPSIDELVPALSFLSERLVRILPGELARISGGDPPVVRAGMPMDTTLGGIQSELETLAAHALLGAGPKNLPLLATFEAAPVFRLVDRAFGGNGVVPDPLPDRFPVSAELLLARIEGAIAATLSQLFSHETATLVRPLRRDTSLRQLDPFDMRADLLQLSLDIEEAGAEPWTLSLAFPVTTLGPLLLPQRKAPRLRTAPRKAGPTEEPFASLMLELTAVLVDMPMPMRRLSALRPGDVIPVPVSRAVPLMAGGQIIATGTVGELDDMVAVQVGQAF, encoded by the coding sequence ATGAACGCGACCTCGGATACGGCCCCGGTAAAGGCGAAGCACGCAACCGAACTTCTCGGCAAGGCGCCGTCGATCGACGAGCTGGTGCCCGCGCTATCGTTCCTGAGCGAACGGCTGGTACGTATCCTGCCCGGAGAGCTGGCCCGCATTTCCGGCGGCGATCCCCCCGTGGTGCGCGCCGGCATGCCGATGGACACGACGCTGGGGGGTATCCAGTCCGAACTCGAAACCCTCGCCGCCCACGCCCTGCTCGGCGCGGGGCCCAAGAACCTGCCGCTGCTCGCCACCTTCGAGGCCGCGCCGGTGTTTCGCCTCGTCGATCGCGCGTTCGGCGGCAATGGCGTGGTGCCCGATCCCCTACCCGACCGTTTCCCGGTCTCGGCCGAACTGCTGCTCGCCCGGATCGAGGGCGCGATCGCGGCGACGCTCAGCCAGCTGTTCTCGCACGAGACGGCCACGCTGGTGCGCCCCTTGCGCCGCGACACCAGCCTGCGCCAGCTCGATCCCTTCGACATGCGCGCCGACCTTCTCCAGCTCTCGCTCGACATCGAGGAAGCGGGCGCGGAACCCTGGACGCTGAGCCTGGCCTTTCCGGTCACCACGCTGGGGCCGCTGCTCCTGCCCCAGCGCAAGGCGCCGCGCTTGCGCACGGCCCCGCGCAAGGCCGGTCCCACCGAGGAACCCTTCGCCTCGCTCATGCTCGAACTTACCGCCGTCCTCGTCGACATGCCCATGCCCATGCGCCGTCTCTCGGCGCTGCGTCCGGGCGACGTCATCCCGGTTCCGGTCAGCCGGGCCGTGCCGCTCATGGCGGGAGGACAGATCATTGCCACCGGCACTGTCGGAGAACTGGACGACATGGTCGCCGTCCAGGTCGGACAGGCCTTCTGA
- a CDS encoding FliH/SctL family protein — protein MSDLGFAFPRPGFKLIEPYADRRGFTPDLRYGGNLRSAEGEEAPTSPREDTAHEEDIPDPLAEAFTQGFTAGFEQAQQAAAQKHGADEAAREALCLSLARLDAELEEQLRLRLRETVAALCESALAPLALDTEALERRVANAVAMLARADDERVIRLNPEDMALVSPRLAEQWTLQADPKLERGALRIETASGGIEDGPAAWREAIAEALHDC, from the coding sequence ATGTCTGATCTGGGCTTTGCCTTCCCCCGCCCTGGCTTCAAGCTGATCGAGCCCTACGCCGACCGGCGCGGCTTCACGCCCGACCTGCGCTACGGCGGGAATCTGCGCAGCGCCGAAGGTGAGGAAGCGCCGACCTCTCCGCGCGAGGATACCGCGCACGAGGAGGATATCCCGGACCCGCTCGCGGAGGCCTTTACCCAGGGCTTCACCGCCGGTTTCGAACAGGCCCAGCAGGCCGCTGCGCAAAAGCACGGCGCCGACGAGGCCGCGCGCGAGGCGCTGTGCCTCTCGCTCGCCCGGCTCGATGCCGAACTGGAAGAGCAGCTGCGCCTGCGCCTGCGTGAAACGGTCGCGGCGCTGTGCGAAAGCGCGCTAGCCCCGCTCGCGCTCGATACCGAGGCGCTTGAGCGGCGGGTCGCCAACGCGGTTGCGATGCTTGCGCGCGCCGACGACGAGCGCGTGATCCGTCTCAACCCCGAGGACATGGCGCTGGTCTCCCCCCGCCTTGCCGAGCAATGGACGCTCCAGGCCGACCCCAAGCTCGAACGCGGGGCGCTGCGCATCGAGACCGCGAGTGGCGGGATCGAGGACGGCCCGGCCGCCTGGCGCGAGGCCATCGCCGAAGCGCTGCACGACTGCTGA
- a CDS encoding flagellin produces the protein MSVINTNISAIKASNASNSANKMLGTAMERLSTGKRINSAKDDAAGLAIATSMTSQIKGMSQGIRNANDGISLAQTAEGGLSEVSNMLQRVRELAIQSASGTYQDSDRTAMQSEVTALTEQIDDVLSQTKFNGNTLFSTTSGTDVTFNIQTGANSGETITLTSTAIDGTNLGTALDVSTATAASTTLDNVDAALADVNSTRASLGAGQNRLESAINNLTNNVTNLSDARSRIEDADYSSETTQMAKAQILSQASTAMIAQANQSQQNVLSLLR, from the coding sequence ATGTCAGTCATCAATACCAATATCAGTGCGATCAAGGCTTCGAACGCGTCGAACTCGGCGAACAAGATGCTGGGCACTGCGATGGAGCGCCTGTCGACCGGCAAGCGCATCAACTCGGCCAAGGACGACGCGGCCGGTCTTGCCATCGCCACCTCCATGACCTCGCAGATCAAGGGCATGAGCCAGGGCATCCGCAACGCCAACGACGGCATCAGCCTTGCCCAGACGGCCGAAGGCGGTCTGTCGGAAGTCTCGAACATGCTCCAGCGCGTGCGCGAACTGGCGATCCAGTCGGCCTCGGGCACCTACCAGGACTCGGACCGCACCGCGATGCAGTCGGAAGTCACCGCACTGACCGAGCAGATCGACGATGTTCTCAGCCAGACCAAGTTCAACGGCAACACGCTGTTCTCGACCACCTCGGGCACTGACGTTACCTTCAACATCCAGACCGGTGCGAATTCGGGTGAGACCATCACGCTGACCTCGACCGCGATCGATGGCACGAACCTGGGTACGGCGCTTGACGTGTCGACCGCAACGGCAGCTTCGACCACGCTCGACAACGTCGATGCCGCACTGGCCGACGTCAACTCGACCCGCGCCTCGCTGGGCGCTGGCCAGAACCGCCTCGAATCGGCGATCAACAACCTCACCAACAACGTGACGAACCTCTCGGACGCCCGTTCGCGTATCGAGGACGCCGACTACTCCAGCGAAACCACGCAGATGGCCAAGGCGCAGATCCTGAGCCAGGCCTCGACCGCGATGATCGCGCAGGCCAACCAGAGCCAGCAGAACGTGCTCTCGCTGCTGCGTTAA
- a CDS encoding flagellar basal body-associated FliL family protein gives MSDKADKDDKPKGKGKMGLILVAVAMLVVGGGGAAGAMMFMGGDHSESHEPKGPQLVRKGEVDPYAPPAGEGEEEGGGGHEEHGDGGDEYRTAYYTFKDEFTSNLKDSDALVQLALACSTRRDGRVLQWLAKHELAIRSNMLSVIADTHEDDMYTIKGKDKLQKRLTKTINDVLTKKEGYGGVDAVYFRTLIIQ, from the coding sequence ATGAGCGACAAGGCAGACAAGGACGACAAGCCCAAGGGCAAAGGCAAGATGGGCCTCATCCTCGTGGCCGTGGCCATGCTCGTCGTGGGCGGGGGCGGCGCGGCCGGCGCCATGATGTTCATGGGCGGCGACCATTCGGAAAGCCATGAGCCCAAGGGCCCGCAACTTGTCCGCAAGGGCGAAGTCGACCCCTACGCTCCGCCTGCCGGCGAGGGCGAGGAGGAAGGCGGCGGCGGCCATGAGGAGCACGGCGACGGCGGCGATGAATACCGTACCGCCTATTACACCTTCAAGGACGAATTCACCTCGAACCTCAAGGATTCCGACGCGCTGGTCCAATTGGCCCTGGCCTGTTCGACCCGGCGCGACGGGCGCGTCCTGCAATGGCTGGCCAAGCACGAACTGGCGATCCGCTCGAACATGCTTTCCGTCATCGCCGACACGCACGAGGACGACATGTACACCATCAAGGGCAAGGACAAGCTGCAGAAGCGGCTGACCAAGACCATCAACGACGTGCTCACGAAGAAGGAAGGCTACGGCGGCGTCGATGCCGTCTACTTCCGCACGCTAATCATCCAGTGA
- the fliF gene encoding flagellar basal-body MS-ring/collar protein FliF: protein MADLVPAPAGGAQLPAAPSLFAPFTDPAGGPVLTRLSAFTTQPAVRKVLPVFVGLAAIGAALLTWSAMAPDPQRVLYAQLGDSERASVAAALDQAAIDYRIDNSTGALTVAEGDFYRARMLVASDGALAVPESGAQMLDSLPMGASRTLEGERLRAAREADLQMTIREIDGVEGVRVHLAAGEKSVFVRDNVPPSASVMVRLARGRSLTDGQVSAVVNLVAGSVPGLSPDAVRVIDQHGRLLSQLGQGVDSDRLDLQARMEAKLREQVAQLLSPMLGEGNFTSEIQVDLNMDEVTSARESYDKDGVVRSETQQQSQSSTGGAAVGVPGVLANTPPPQTQAQPGAPQGTPGQAQGAQTPPPTNGESSSSRTYELGREVSVSNSGPGRVQRLSVAVAISAEAMKGANQQQIADLEALVSAAVGANPQRGDVVKVITRAFEVAPETALPFYETSWFAMLVRNGAAVIAVLLVLLLGVRPMVKAVRSDKVKGAKGKKGKKAKGAAEDEDEPAALEAPAIPAERPVIPGTEEEEEYVPRAELLNRQITLARGLVAENPGGAVQALRQMLNHMPTEDEAKAA from the coding sequence ATGGCCGACCTCGTCCCCGCCCCCGCAGGCGGCGCGCAACTGCCCGCCGCGCCTTCGCTCTTCGCGCCCTTCACCGACCCCGCCGGCGGACCTGTCCTTACGCGCCTCTCGGCCTTCACCACGCAGCCCGCGGTGCGCAAGGTCCTGCCGGTCTTCGTCGGGTTGGCCGCGATCGGCGCCGCGCTCCTGACCTGGAGCGCCATGGCCCCTGATCCCCAGCGCGTGCTCTACGCCCAGCTCGGCGACAGCGAACGCGCCAGTGTCGCCGCCGCGCTCGACCAGGCCGCGATCGACTACCGCATCGACAATTCCACCGGCGCGCTGACCGTGGCCGAGGGCGACTTCTACCGCGCGCGCATGCTGGTCGCCTCGGACGGCGCGCTCGCCGTGCCCGAAAGCGGCGCCCAGATGCTCGACAGCCTGCCGATGGGCGCCAGTCGCACGCTCGAGGGCGAGCGTTTGCGCGCCGCGCGCGAAGCGGACCTGCAGATGACCATCCGCGAGATCGATGGCGTCGAAGGCGTGCGCGTGCACTTGGCCGCAGGCGAGAAATCGGTCTTCGTGCGCGACAACGTTCCCCCGTCCGCCTCGGTCATGGTGCGTCTGGCCCGTGGCCGCAGCCTGACCGACGGGCAGGTGAGCGCCGTGGTCAACCTCGTCGCCGGATCGGTACCAGGTCTTTCACCCGATGCCGTGCGCGTGATCGACCAGCACGGACGCCTCCTTTCCCAGCTGGGCCAAGGCGTCGATTCCGACCGGCTCGACCTCCAGGCCCGGATGGAAGCCAAGCTGCGCGAACAGGTCGCCCAGTTGCTCTCGCCCATGCTGGGTGAAGGCAACTTCACGTCCGAGATCCAGGTCGACCTCAACATGGACGAGGTCACCTCCGCGCGCGAGAGCTACGACAAGGACGGCGTCGTGCGCAGCGAAACGCAGCAGCAGTCGCAATCCAGCACCGGAGGCGCCGCCGTGGGCGTGCCCGGCGTTCTGGCCAACACCCCTCCGCCACAGACCCAGGCCCAGCCGGGCGCGCCGCAGGGCACGCCGGGACAGGCCCAGGGCGCGCAGACGCCGCCCCCGACAAATGGCGAGAGCTCGTCGAGCCGCACCTACGAACTGGGCCGCGAGGTTTCGGTCTCGAATTCCGGTCCCGGCCGCGTCCAGCGCCTTTCGGTCGCCGTGGCGATCAGCGCCGAAGCCATGAAGGGCGCCAACCAGCAGCAGATCGCCGACCTGGAGGCCCTCGTCAGCGCGGCGGTCGGCGCGAACCCGCAGCGCGGCGATGTCGTCAAGGTCATCACCCGCGCCTTCGAGGTCGCGCCCGAGACCGCCTTGCCCTTCTACGAGACGAGCTGGTTCGCCATGCTCGTGCGCAACGGGGCGGCGGTTATCGCGGTCCTTCTCGTCCTGCTCCTGGGCGTGCGCCCGATGGTCAAGGCCGTGCGAAGCGACAAGGTGAAGGGTGCCAAGGGCAAGAAAGGCAAGAAGGCCAAGGGCGCCGCCGAAGACGAGGACGAACCCGCCGCGCTCGAGGCCCCGGCCATACCCGCCGAACGCCCGGTCATCCCCGGCACCGAAGAGGAAGAGGAATACGTGCCGCGCGCCGAGCTCCTCAACCGCCAGATCACGCTCGCCCGCGGGCTCGTTGCGGAGAACCCGGGCGGCGCGGTGCAGGCGCTGCGCCAGATGCTCAACCACATGCCCACCGAAGATGAGGCAAAGGCCGCCTGA
- a CDS encoding FliI/YscN family ATPase — MLDMCEAILRDLATEPVDLAPRRFGYVTACDGGLLEVSGLAVPVGAMCRVADGRKAPLLAEVIGFRNGRTMMMMLGDTILLRPGARVIPEGRPGMLPVGEAFLGRAVDGEGLPIDGGLPIHKRGEWPAGGVRTSALDRSPVRVPFDTGVRALNALTTFGVGQRIGVMAGSGVGKSVLIDMIARGASLARNGADVVVVGLIGERAREVSDFVERHMNAAMKEKTVVVAVPADHAPNLRLRGAMLATSMAEHFRARGRKVLLIMDSLTRVAHAAREIGLLLGEPGAARGYPPSALATITKLVERAGNSAASNGSVTGLYTVLADGDNQDDPVVDTARSILDGHIVLSRELAQRGQYPAIDIAASLSRVMNDIVPEEHQKLARTFRALTASYEANRDLVLMGAYRPGADAQLDRAIAMTGKLTAFLAQGAGEVVPLKDSASQLEALLGS; from the coding sequence ATGCTGGATATGTGCGAAGCCATCCTGCGCGATCTGGCCACAGAGCCGGTCGACCTGGCCCCACGCCGCTTTGGCTATGTCACCGCCTGCGACGGAGGGCTGCTTGAAGTGAGTGGCCTGGCTGTTCCCGTGGGCGCGATGTGCCGGGTCGCAGACGGGCGCAAGGCGCCGCTCCTCGCCGAAGTCATCGGCTTTCGCAACGGGCGCACGATGATGATGATGCTGGGCGACACGATCCTGCTGCGCCCCGGCGCGCGCGTCATCCCCGAGGGGCGCCCGGGCATGCTGCCCGTGGGCGAGGCGTTCCTGGGCCGCGCGGTCGATGGCGAAGGACTTCCCATTGATGGCGGCCTGCCCATCCACAAGCGCGGCGAGTGGCCTGCTGGCGGCGTGCGCACCTCCGCGCTCGACCGCAGCCCGGTGCGCGTTCCCTTCGACACCGGCGTGCGTGCGCTCAACGCGCTCACCACCTTTGGCGTGGGCCAGCGCATCGGCGTCATGGCGGGCTCGGGCGTGGGCAAGTCGGTGCTGATCGACATGATTGCACGCGGTGCCTCGCTCGCCCGCAATGGCGCGGACGTTGTCGTGGTCGGCCTTATCGGGGAGCGCGCCCGCGAGGTTTCGGACTTTGTCGAGCGGCACATGAACGCGGCCATGAAGGAGAAGACCGTGGTTGTCGCGGTCCCGGCCGACCATGCCCCCAACCTGCGGCTGCGCGGAGCCATGCTGGCGACCTCGATGGCCGAGCATTTCCGCGCGCGCGGGCGCAAGGTCCTGCTCATCATGGACAGCCTGACCCGCGTCGCCCACGCCGCGCGCGAAATCGGCCTGCTGCTGGGCGAGCCGGGCGCGGCGCGCGGCTATCCCCCTTCCGCGCTCGCCACGATCACCAAGCTGGTCGAGCGTGCGGGCAACTCGGCCGCCTCCAATGGCTCGGTCACCGGGCTCTACACCGTGCTTGCCGATGGCGACAATCAGGACGATCCGGTCGTCGACACCGCGCGCTCGATCCTCGACGGGCACATCGTGCTCAGCCGTGAACTGGCCCAGCGCGGGCAATATCCGGCCATCGACATTGCCGCCTCGCTCAGCCGTGTGATGAACGACATCGTGCCCGAGGAGCACCAGAAGCTCGCCCGCACCTTCCGCGCGCTGACGGCCAGCTACGAGGCCAACCGCGATCTCGTGCTGATGGGCGCCTACCGCCCCGGCGCCGACGCCCAGCTTGATCGCGCGATTGCCATGACCGGCAAGTTGACGGCCTTCCTCGCGCAAGGGGCCGGCGAGGTCGTGCCGCTCAAGGACAGCGCCAGCCAGCTCGAAGCCCTGCTTGGAAGCTGA
- a CDS encoding flagellar biosynthetic protein FliQ, translating to MEDITSLLALADKMLWVTALVAAPVLLSALAVGLAVGLVQAATSVNEQTLTFVPKLAVVALVLVLMGSSMMTLVGDFAQEIFAQIARMGQAEQVIP from the coding sequence ATGGAAGACATCACCAGCCTTCTCGCGCTCGCGGACAAGATGCTGTGGGTCACTGCCCTCGTCGCCGCGCCGGTGCTGCTTTCGGCCCTTGCGGTTGGCCTCGCGGTGGGGCTGGTGCAGGCGGCGACCTCGGTCAACGAGCAGACCCTCACCTTCGTCCCCAAGCTCGCCGTCGTCGCACTTGTCCTTGTCCTGATGGGCTCCTCGATGATGACCCTGGTGGGCGACTTCGCGCAGGAAATCTTCGCCCAGATCGCGCGCATGGGTCAGGCCGAGCAGGT